In the genome of Dermatobacter hominis, the window CTGCTCCAGCGCGCCGTCGTGCATCTGGACGACCACCTGCTGCGGCGAGCAGGCGGCGGGCAGGCCCGGGAACTGCCTCCCGTCGCACGTGTAGGCGTGGCCCATGAAGCTCGGCTCGTCCGCCTTCGCCCTCAGCGCGTCGGTCACCGCGTGCGGCGTGATGCCGTCGGCGCCGAGCTCTCGCAACACCGCGTAGAGGTTGACGAAGGACCGGGCCGACACCGTGCCGGCCCCGACAGGGTCGAGCCCGGGCGCCATCGCCGCGAGGACGCTCGTGTAGAGGTCGGTGTCGGGCTGGGGCTGGTCGGGCTGCACCTCCTGCTCGACGTTGAAATAGGCGCCGTCGGCCCGGTCGCCGACCTGCGAGATGATCGTCGGCGAGGCGCAGGCGCCCACGAAGTAGAGGGCCGAGGTGATGCCGATCGTCGCAGCGGCGTCGAACGCCGCCTTGCAGGCGGTGTCGGCGGCGATCACGAAGATGGCGTCGGGTTCGCCGGCCCACGCGGCCTGCAGCGGTGAGCCCAGGTCGGTGGCGATCACCGGGAACGGCACCATCTGCACGTCGACCCCCTTCGCCTCGAGCACCTGCTTCGCGGCGCCGGCACCCTCGGCGATCGAGCCGAAGTCGCCATAGACGATGGCGACCTCCTTCGCATCGAGGTCCTCGACAGCGCGGTGCGCGAACGCGACCGCCGCGCCCCAGGTGCCGCCGCTCCACTGGAACGAGCTCGGTGAGGTCATCGACTGCTGGCTCACCGGGATGCCGCCCACGTACGGGATGCCGTCGGCCGCCAGCACGTCGACCGCGTTGCCGAACACGTCGATGCCGCCGAGCACGACCGGCACCTGCTCGGCGACGAACCGCTGACCGCAGGCCGTCGAGCCCTCGGCGCTGAAGCCGGTGTTGCAGACGTCGAGGCGGAGCGGCCGGCCGTCGATGCCCCCGAGGTCCTCGTTCACGAAGTCGACGAAGGCCTGCGCCGCCCGGCTCAGCTCGGGGAACGACCCGGCCGGGGTGTTCTCCTGGTTGATCATGCCGATCGTGATCGGCTCACCGGTCGCCGCCGTGGGCTCGTCGGGGACGAGGTCGGCGATCGTGGAGGCGCGTGCGCAGTCGAGGAGGTGCTGGGCGTCGCAGGTGATCGGTGGCGCCGAGACGGTGGTGGACGACGCGGTCCGG includes:
- a CDS encoding ABC transporter substrate-binding protein → MTGGARPIVAAVSLIVTAALVAVGCSEDRTASSTTVSAPPITCDAQHLLDCARASTIADLVPDEPTAATGEPITIGMINQENTPAGSFPELSRAAQAFVDFVNEDLGGIDGRPLRLDVCNTGFSAEGSTACGQRFVAEQVPVVLGGIDVFGNAVDVLAADGIPYVGGIPVSQQSMTSPSSFQWSGGTWGAAVAFAHRAVEDLDAKEVAIVYGDFGSIAEGAGAAKQVLEAKGVDVQMVPFPVIATDLGSPLQAAWAGEPDAIFVIAADTACKAAFDAAATIGITSALYFVGACASPTIISQVGDRADGAYFNVEQEVQPDQPQPDTDLYTSVLAAMAPGLDPVGAGTVSARSFVNLYAVLRELGADGITPHAVTDALRAKADEPSFMGHAYTCDGRQFPGLPAACSPQQVVVQMHDGALEQVGGWIDVGAELEASR